CTTCACGAACTTTCAAATTtgtttcaattttgttataAATTGGTAATGCTGTAATGTTGGAGTTAATAAtcccttttgtatttttattagTGTCCATTTGGATTGCCTTGATTCGTTCCTGAAGTGCGTCTGTCCTTTCCTctaatttttgcatttcatTCGAGAAGGGTTGGACGCTTGTGTCATTTATTGTAGGTTTTACTCTCTTCAACTCACTTtggctattttttctcctcatttttgcTTTAGCATTTTTATTGGTAGGGTTTGTCGTTTTGCATGTGCTAGCCATTTGTTTAATTCGTCTCAATTGTTCTGATTCTTTCGTCCTATTTGAATGGGTTAGGATTTtcgttttaaaaaagttgtttGACAAGTtagaaattttcattttcgttggATTTGCATCACCGATAGGgcctttctccttccttagaGTAATATTATGATTggatctttttctttctaaaTTGGATTCAGGTGTCTTTCCTAAGTGGGTCATATGAGTTGTGATTTTTctgaatgtttttttccttctttcttcttcattactAATGGAAGAGTTGCCATTATATTTTGTTTGGTTCCTTCTTTGGGTGGCCTCGGGACCTTGGTCGAGTAAGtgagttttccttttccctaaTTCGAATCCCCCCTTCCGATCGGTTAGAGgagcttttttatttccattatttccattttttccattatttccattttttccattatttcccttttttccattatttcccttttttccattatttccattttgggaTTCTCTGCATTCACTCTGTTTGCTGCTGATTCCAATGGCACGTTCTTCCAAGTATAACCTTTTGGTAGCGGTATCATGAATATCTCGTGAACTGCctattttgataaaaattttgacaTTGCTTAGGTTGTTAGGTGGAGTGGCGAACCTTTCAGTGTCTGCACATTTGTTAGTTAGAATAAAATTGTTCCATTTTATATCGCTTTTAAAATCTATGTCTTGGTTGTGCCCTTTGGGTAAATAAGCACATTTCACTTGATTGCTAGCCATTTGGCTGGAATCATGGGCGCCATTTTTGGAGCTGTCCTTTAGATGTGTGGGAGCAAGATCAGTCAGCAGTTCTGTGCAGTTCATCGTTCTGTTAATTAATGCATTTCTGTTACTTTGGGtatcaatttttctttttttccgttgaTTCATTTGCTCGTTTTGGTATAACGCTTCTATGACAGGTATGTTTGCAAGGATGGGCCTTTCACCAATGCTACAATGTTTGGAATCAGAAGGAGATTTATGTTTTGGGTAGTTACCTCCGAGCAGAGTGAGTTTTCGCTCCATGTTCAGCCCACTTACAATGTGGAGCTTATCCATCTGGTTGAAATTACAAATTCCGTTTTGATTGAAgcaaatttcttccttttttaaatagcttttttttaccttgttattattattattattattatagaAGGTAGCCATTGCATGTGATGTTCCCTTTTTAGTTGTCTTGCTTCGAATGTGTAACTCATTTTTTGgagagtaatttttttcatcatgtGCATAGCTGCAATGGGCCTGTTCAGCACTGGTACagctttccaatttttttggcATATTTCCAGAGggatctgtttttttttttcttctttttttgtccctAAGGAAATTTGCATAATTGGGGGCAACTTCATTCGGAATTGGAGAAGGGATCTCCTTACCGTCCACATAGTCAGGTATGTGAACCCTTCTGGAAAGAGTcgatttcttcattttccattttttaatatgttcTAAAATTTTATCCGAttcgtttttaaaaatggacaggGGGTCTTCGCTTATGTTTTCCGCGTTCGTGACGATGTTATATGTAGCGGTTCGCTCGGTGGGGAGGTACTTTTTTATGAAGGCATCTTTTTGTAATCCATGCACTTTGGAAGAGTGTTTTTGCATCggatttttttccatcctgttTGATTTGTCACTAAGAAggcttttaaattttcttccattgGAAGCGAAGTTGTTAATGGAACTCCTACATGTAGTATCCCTATGAGCTCCGTCAACAGTGCTGTTGTCGTTTCGTCTTTCTTCGGTTTCCTTGGAGCCGATCTTTGTTGAACGTTCCATTTGAACTAAATTATTATTCCATTTGTGCAAACGTACACACTTTTGATAATGCACATCATAGAAACATGTCCTAGGTTTAATAAAGAAATGTTTGTCTATTCGACTTGCCTTCATATTTGCATTAGTGATATGTGTAAGCGAGTTCCACCTGGATAGCAATCCGAAGTTGTTTTTAATGATTATCCACTTGGGatgctttccattttttcctttttttatgtttcgtCCTTTCTTAACACGCTTATGTGTAACAACTGGGTGGGGCTTCTCCTCAATGTGAGGTCTTTCTTTACGCATCTGTAAATTGTTGAagatggaatttttttttttttttttttttttgttgttatcCATAAATTTCTGTATGGTACTTCTTGTCCACATGGAAAGAAAAgtttttgtttaaaatgtTTGTGCTGGGAAACCCAAATGGTACATAGGCATAATGCGGCGTCAACGTTTCCGCTCAGCTATGCAAAACAGTAAAACCCATAGGGGGAGAGAGGGTTGTCAGTGAATCAGTAAGTTGCATACCCAGTGAGCAGAACAAAGTGataataaatacaaaatagtagtgaaataaaaacatgGGAAAGGGATCAAAATGAGTGTCCGCCATGCGTATACACATTCGAACAAACTGGGCGATTAACACATTTCTCCAGAGGAATAAGCAGAAGTAACGCATGGGTAATGTAAAGGGTGACTACACTACAGTATTCATCATTAACTTACATAATAAGTGGGGGTAGAAGTGCTCACCATCGAAAGGGCAAGAGATAGGAAAATCAGAAtacaagaataaaaaaaaaaaaaacaaaagaaatgaaaagaaaagaaaaagtagtcACAAGACAAAGGCGCTGTAAAAATAAGGCCTTTCCATTTCAATAcgatttattttaatttttttaaggacaGAGAAAAAACTTTGAGAAGGAAGATAGTGCTGAAAAATAAAGACCATAGTCCCTCATTGCAGGATGCATGAAGTGGTGGAATATGTTCTATAACGCGAAGAGAAGGTGTGCATGGGTGCGCGTAAGAACGCATAAGTGGGAGCTCATTCGAAGTAAGGTTATCGAAGGGAAAAACACATAAATGCTTGCGTAAACGGATGAAAATATCTTTTGATTGAAATGTTCCAGTATGTATATCAATACACctaaataataaaacaaagAAGGCATAATTAACGTGTTGCAATGATCAAGTCTAAATTGTTGTGGACATGTacttaaaaggaaaacccTTTGGCTTTCACTTATCCAATTTatatgattaaaaaatttcatatggcgtaaaaatagaaagaaaaaaaaaaaaaattgcaatatCATGACATGCCAATTTTAAGAGTATCTTAAGATCTTAGGATAATtacgaacaaaaaaagacgCGCAACTATTTACTCATGCATGTTTACACCAGTGtaaacatttccttttttcttcttctttttaaaaaaaaaaaaaaaaaaaaaaagtcgttTGGGTGAATTATGAGGTATACATCCAAAGGAggcataaaataaattaaaaaggttGTGCGCTTGTCTTGTATTAAGCAAAAGACAGGCCAATTTGCAGAGTAATACCTACGGGGAATTATTTAAGCTTTGATAAGCCCAATTGCATTTACAAAAGTTGGAGAAGTTTCGTGAATTAGAACTGttatatttaatttaaaagaaaaaaacgaaatttaATAACATGTGCAACAAGAGTGCTTCCTCTTATtgcattttggaaaaaatcgtttttatgaatttccgttattctttcttttttttaaggctTATATGTAACGGTCTAGGACATTATACACACAAGAGATGGTCCCTTTACTCGGCATGCAACCGccttgtaaaaataatatgatGCGTAAAAGTGTAttaaatggacaaaattaaaatgctATTTATTGAAACACTCTGCCAGAAAAAATAGGCATGTAATTAGTGAGAGAATTGTGgaaaattcttcctttcttaatGCATAAATTGGGGGAATAAAttttgatgttttttttttttttttttttttttttttccactttatatatattttttaaaatttagtGGGTACAGCTATTATTTACATTTCCAATCATGCCAattattttgcaatttttatttccgtgTGTGTGCTACTTTTATAGAGTTTGACACAAATTAGGGTAcaccccttttttaaatagcctcatatgcatatgtcCCATTTGTGTGTATTTGCGTAAGACCGGTTATCCGtttggagtttttttttttttttttttcttcagcaCTGCATTTGTTATTGAATGTGTTTGGGAGGAGTATAAAAAACCGCTACTTCGGGAGGCAATTTTAATCAGATTTATTTGAGCGCAGCGCAAGGCAGAGTTATACAGTTTAACTGGcacattttaaagaaaaggcaaatcCTACTAAAAATTGAGGAAGCATTGTGCGTGACAACATTTCATCGTTATATATACTGACCCCGCTGAAGCAAAATTTTGCTAAAAAATAATCGTTAATGGAGGCTATGGaacatatatctatatatatttatttttttctctcttttttccttagctGTTAATTTTGAGAAAATTGGACATAGGTTGGTCGGCCTGTGGAAAAGTTCAAGAAGTTCCGTCTACACACATACGCAGTTACACGTATttgcgtaaaaatattttttttttgaaaaattgcaGATGAAACGAGTAACATGAGGCGATATAAATTTTGCATaaatttgaataatttttttggcgCTAAGTTAAGGATGggaaaatgtgttttttaaaaaaatatggacgCACTGCTTTCCCCTGCAGGCACATTTTCCAATATCCCCATTTCAGCCTCCATATGAATGTAAACATGGAGTTTTTTCTTAACATCTTGTGTATGCTGCATCGTTCATTTTTCGGAAAGAAGGGGGCCCTACGAAATGTGAAACATGTGGATGGGCCTCTGGTTAATGCCACTTTGTTTGGTAATGAAGAGAGGTAGATATAAAATGGAGTACATGTGGAACtatttatatacacatgaaCAGACTTAAAAGATTTTTAATTTGTGATTTTCTCTATTATTACGACATGTATTCAAAATGAAGACATCCCTTTTCGATGTAAcagttaaagaaaaaaaataaccactTAAGGAGACTCTCattttgtatgtatgtaaaaTTAGTGCATGTAACAGTAGTTCCTTTTTACCTGTGTTAACCAAGTGGCCACTCTTTATATGAATGTTCCAGTACAATTTGGTAGTCCCACCTTATGTGGATGAATCATAAAGATGAGTGGATGAAATTCGCCCTGCGAAAGGAACTGAACGTCGTGTTCGACCTGCTGCATGTTTAAAGAAGTCATTCGCATGTACATGTGAAAATGCAGTTACAGCGTGGTGACGCTTTCCTTGTTTTGTCTTTCCTCCATTCCCACGTATTCGCCTTAgtggcaaaaaaggaaaactgaatatatttttccagaGTGCATGCAGCCGCGGTTACTATGGGGCCACATTACGTTGTATTGTTCGTCGATGTGCATGCAAAGACAcgacaaaaaataaagcgaTGGAGATATAAGTAGATGAAATGAGAGATGTGCTGTTGTTCGGAAATATACATGTTCAAGCAAGcagaaatgcaaaaaaaggtaaaaaggaattttagcagcatatatatatatatatatatatatatatatatatattaaaaaataataaaagaacgCGCAAATAAAACGCCTCTTTTtgttgtaaataaaaaatatatcttccAAACAAAACAACctgcaaaaataaaacattcTTGCGAATCCTGTGCCAAGCATAAATTTTGGCAACTCCCACGATCTCATCACTATTTCGTAAGTACAACCACTGAAATCATCACTGGTGTACTTTTCATTCAAAATGAGAATTTcgtgcatatttttactcCTAAACTTTCTCTTCATAATTAACTTGTTGGCACCATGTATGTGCTCAGAGAATGttgtaaagaagaaagtcTTAAATGCGTTCAACACAGTCAGCGAAAAATTGAATGGCTCTGATAAAACAAAGAAGAACGTAGCACTGGCAGGGGCTGCAACCACAGCAATTGCCCTCATATCAACGTTAATTGGAGGTGCATACTTGCTTAAACCCAAACGTAAAAACGAATTCGATGATCCCGGAACGGTTGCATTCGTTGTCAACCTTTTACTTGATACCGCAGATGGTGCAGTTGTTCAATCACAGAAGGGATACATCATGGGAAAAGACATTACTAAAACATTTGCAAGTGAGAAGGAATTACGAGAATATATAGAGAAGAACATAAAGGACAGTGATTCGGACACGGGAAGTTCCCAGAAGAAGGACCTCCTGAACTCAATTATGCACATCAACGTGAATATTAAGCATCCGGCTGGTGACAGTCAAACATAAGGAAGATCTGCGCAGAGCCATCTTGCTTTTCTTCAGTTGAacgaggaaaacaaaaagacgCCATGGTGATGCACCAATGCATTGCTGCATAAAGTTCAACAGAGGCAAAGgctgcaactttttttaccatattttgtccttacctttttttaattttacttaTTGGTACGTTTTGCTAAGCGTGATATGCCTGGTTGCACGTATACGTGTATACAACCATGCGTGTAAATGTTAATGCGCGTACATGCTAACGCGTGTACATGTTCAttctgtacatatgtgtctacttcccttttttcttattttaaaCTCGAAAACTGGGAGCcgagataatttttttttaacccagttttaatttttttttttttttaagtttccACACTATTTTCCGTAAAGAATGTTATATGCAAGGAATCCCCTGCCGTCCGTTAGTCCGTACTCATCATTGCGTACACAACTCGTAACTTAACAAAGCGTTTGAAGAGAtcggaaaaaatttaactcACTCCAAATGACTGCATTACTTTGCGTCAAAGGAAAAGCGTAGATtaggcaagaaaaaaaaaaaaaaaaaaaaaaaagaagcgatGAATTTACATTTATTTGCCATTGCCTAAGGGGAATTAATTTGCGCAGGATAGCGTACATGAATATATTGAGCATGGACATTTCATTCGTATTTTACCCCAAAGAAGGTAAGAGCCCctgggaaggaaaattatttttttatttctgttcaattgaatttttttttttttatgtctttgGTTTAGACGCATTGTCACTTCTGCGTGGAGGTGTTTGTTCTATGGATGTCTTCCCACTGGGTAAGGGAATAATATTCTCATATGGTAATTTGCACTAatgtgactttttttttttggcgagACGCTAAATGAAGGCTTCATTTTTGAGTAAGCATTTGTGATGTGTAAAAGATTATAGTGTACTCCTTAAAGTATTAACGCGCATATAACGcatttaaaacacattttcacAACAAATATgggaattcctttttttttttttttttttttttttgcaagcGGACGGGGACATTGCCGAAACGAttccttttcaaaatttaaatgcacacacattttGATTTTCGTTGTTCATATTGATGTACCGTTGAGTTGGTAAGGAAATTTTCGTATTCGACACCAGCAATTatgtattcccttttttcacaTGTAATAAGAAATGAATGTAAAAGGTATCTCAAAAGTGCAAACGGGCGTTCATTTTTAGTCGATGGGGTGCTTACAATATGACTCCTATCCGTGGGTGTTATCATATATGTAGAATTCACATGGAAGCCATGTCCCATGTGTTTTTTTACTGGATCAAATGAACAAGTGTAGTAGTGCCATTTGGCAATTTTACGTAGTCAAGTATACGCGAGTTTGTATATAATGTGCGTAAATGAAATTAGGCGTACATTTTGGccatttctcttttctttttttctatttagCGAAATAGAACGCTAGGGGAGGGTTCTAAAAGGTGTAATGAACCTATATAAGTAACGATATGACCATGGTGAGCATGGATAAGTAGCAAGAAAAATCATAAATTTCCCCATGCCAAATGTTATACGTGCAATTATGAATAGATCGAAGGTGGTAAGATTCTTCTAGCAATATTTTACATCGTGTAAAGTTTGTACagtttaaaaatgtaatttatttatacCGAAAAGTATAATCtcagaagaatgaaaaagattGGCTGTGTGTATTCCATAAgctcaaaaataaaaataacggGCGAACGATGAGGTGGGCGGGACGcctgaaaaaaaatccattcGATCGATCGGCACGGAACAAAATGTGCAGAAATAAGAAATGCATGATGAAATACGGGTATTGTACATTGTAGGTTACCCCCCATTTTCGTAGTTACGTTACGAATTCGCGCTGGGACATGGCATAAATGAACACGCATTTACATACATTAACTTTGTTAATTACTGTTCGCGCGAATGTTACAATGGCATAAAGCCTGCGCAGAATTACGCGGCCTGATCACGCTCCGCgtatttttttacacttccccttttcgaaaaatttACGGCATTTTGTTCTGTTGCTCTTTGAttctttgttatttttttatttttaaataaaaggagttgtgcaatttatttatttatttatttatttatttttttgtcaactgttccgatttttcttttgttctgtACTTTTCTCGCGCATGTGTATGCTGGATTTGTTCATATCATATACAACACGTGAACGGATGTGAACGGATGTGAACGGATGCGTTTATTCGTTCTCCTTATAAACGTTAATCCCTGACTGCACCAGTTCACACCTCAAGCGTGTTAGATATGTTTATGGGCGGCACGACTGTGCTTGGCGCGGGCgctctatatatattatttatatgaGTAAGCCCCCTCTCTGCTTGCATActcacatatacatgtatataataCACGCGTGTTGGACGTTTTACATCCGTTGCAGAAATGGTTGCGAATATATGGACCCCACATGAGTGCACATAAAATagcattttttgttttttttttttatgcatacTGTGTATAGTTACTTTCCACTtgtatatcatttttttttttttcacgggGGTGACGGATATTTTCCATATAGGTGCAAGAACTACATGGTCTACGAGCAGGACAcaaggcatttttttctttgttggGCATAAGGCCATTGGGGAAATAGGGATAGCAGGAGGGGCGTTTGttggtaaggaaaaaaaaatatattattatataagCAGAAGACCCATTTAAATCGTACCAACTcatggaaataaataaattcattCAGGTTTAAGAATTGTATTCGAGAATAAATGACCAAAAAGGGGGGTTAGCATAGCGctcagaaaagaaaagaagtaaaaaagatATAAAGAAATTGATTAAAGgtttaaatatatgtactgaaaaattgaataatGAGTTCGGTTTCAAGGTCAAGTTTAAAATTACTTTATCAATTTAATggtcatttcattttttttaaagaagaaaaatggaaaagtcttaaaaaaatagaatgaaAATACTATTTCTGTGAAGTTTATTATGTAAATTACAAAAAGTAGGTTTTTGTTCTGATATATTCGTCTGTAAATATTTTAGTTATATTTTAACTGTaatatatacaatttttcaaaattttttttgaagggtGTATAGTGTTTTGATTTGtgtgttcttctttttttagagTTCATCATAAACATAATACTGTAAACGAATTATTTACAAATAATTTTACTTTTGTAATTCTACAGGAAAAATCTGATTTATATTATGAATCCTAATGGAATATAATATTTATCAGATTGCGGACATACGAAAAATAAGACAGACCATACTTtatcttcataattttaaattatgttCTATactacttttcttttctcatttgaaCTTTTAAGGTTGGACCTTTTTAAAAGGCTTCAGGGTTTATAACATatatttgtttaaatttGAAGTTAAGGTTTTCAATTCTTATTAGCCTCAAATggtgtatataaataaaattatttttatacacgCAGTTTATTGTAAttattaataatatttttcgcagtTTTCTTTCTTAATATAGTTTATATTATTGGGGTAATGATTTCTATAGCtgttttttattaatataaaTCCATTAACAGTGGAAGAAATTTAACAAGTTGTAGTAGATAAATGGCGCTCAATTAGTAGCCATgtcaagcaaaaaaaaaaaaaagaaatcgtCATCCcatcccattttttcttttgtcaGCGTTTCCACTATTTGAGTGGCATTTGTTTACTATAACTGGTAAATTAACAAAGGTGTTTTGGGATAGACTTAATTAAATCTgctgtatatttttattatatccaTAATATATCAACTAATATAAGTTGTATAATATTAAAATGTATGTTCGTCCGTAATTACAATATCTGTACCCAGTCGAAACAAGTACGATAAAAGTGTTCTATGAAAAGCAGACCGCGATAGGTAATTTAACTTCTTTTATAAGGATTGAATTGAATTATCTACTTGGAACACCCTAAGGAAAATGTTTCGATAGCCACTTGGTTTAATCGCATGTAAGAATGCATAAAGCTGAGTCGGCGTGAATTGTATGTATAGACTTATTAGTACGGTTTTTAGTGTGCTTTTGGAAAAAGCAGCCCACAAAAGAATTGTTCAGGCTCTACATTTATGTGTTTAGCACGTTGAGCATATTATTAGTGGGTTACTTATAAACGGAACTTATTCTATACATACTACAAAAAGGTTCATTTGGTGAGATGCTGTTAAAGTCAATTGAAtcgggaaattttttttcttattagcTCTGAATATTTAAGACCATTTCCTATTGTTGACAGTATTACAAGGATGCTGATCGACAGTAGGAGGATACCCCCGGCGTATCCAAACAGCATCTTGGTCTGTCATCATATTTTAACATGTTGTTTTGTCAACTGTTATTTCGGGtcatatattaataataagaTGACAGGTACTTCGTGTAGTATGCCGCATTTGTGTTAGGGTATCATAAAAATAGTGCATAATCTAAGTACTGATAATATAGTTTTATTAGTTTATGCCTATttagtaaatatatatatagaccCGTAAAAATAGCGTCTAGTACGCAACTAGGCTACACATTCAAATCTATTGCATATAAGAATGCATATAGATTTAACGTCAGTCTAGGTAAAATCGTGAAGACGTACCAGTAAAGGTTAAATTGTGTAGCTTTAGCAGTTCCCCTTGATTAATAATTCAATTTTATCTATGTTATAGGGTTAGTTATTAACTTGGGTTTAATTTATCCTCGAAAGTTAGTCTATCATAAACCGAAAGATTCATTTGCTGATGCTGTATATGCATTCGAATCCGGATCAAAATAGTTTTCATCCCTACAA
This DNA window, taken from Plasmodium knowlesi strain H genome assembly, chromosome: 13, encodes the following:
- a CDS encoding early transcribed membrane protein, whose protein sequence is MRISCIFLLLNFLFIINLLAPCMCSENVVKKKVLNAFNTVSEKLNGSDKTKKNVALAGAATTAIALISTLIGGAYLLKPKRKNEFDDPGTVAFVVNLLLDTADGAVVQSQKGYIMGKDITKTFASEKELREYIEKNIKDSDSDTGSSQKKDLLNSIMHINVNIKHPAGDSQT